In Pseudomonas fluorescens, a genomic segment contains:
- a CDS encoding ABC transporter ATP-binding protein — protein MSAPILEMKDLDVFYGPIQALKKVSLHINEGETVSLIGSNGAGKSTLLMSIFGQPRAESGQILYNGVDITHKSSHYIASNGIAQSPEGRRVFPDMTVEENLLMGTIPIGDKFAQEDMQRMFELFPRLKERRNQRAMTMSGGEQQMLAIARALMSRPKLLLLDEPSLGLAPIVVKQIFSTLRELASTGMTIFLVEQNANHALRLSDRAYVMVNGEIRLTGTGKELLVNEEVRNAYLGGH, from the coding sequence ATGAGTGCGCCTATCCTCGAAATGAAGGACCTGGATGTGTTCTACGGCCCGATCCAGGCCCTGAAGAAAGTCTCGCTGCACATCAACGAAGGCGAGACCGTCAGCCTGATCGGCTCCAACGGCGCGGGTAAATCCACGTTGCTGATGTCGATCTTCGGCCAGCCACGGGCGGAGTCGGGGCAGATTCTCTATAACGGTGTCGACATTACCCACAAGTCGTCCCACTACATCGCCTCCAACGGTATTGCGCAGTCGCCGGAAGGGCGGCGGGTGTTCCCCGACATGACCGTCGAGGAAAACCTGCTGATGGGCACCATCCCTATCGGTGACAAGTTCGCCCAGGAAGACATGCAGCGCATGTTCGAGCTGTTCCCGCGGCTCAAGGAGCGGCGTAACCAGAGGGCCATGACCATGTCCGGTGGCGAGCAGCAAATGCTCGCCATTGCCCGCGCGCTGATGAGCCGTCCCAAGTTGCTGTTGCTGGATGAACCGAGCCTGGGCCTGGCGCCGATTGTGGTGAAGCAGATCTTTTCCACCCTGCGCGAACTGGCCTCCACCGGGATGACCATCTTCCTGGTGGAGCAGAACGCCAACCATGCACTGCGTTTGTCGGACCGGGCGTATGTGATGGTGAACGGCGAGATTCGCCTCACAGGCACCGGCAAGGAGCTGCTGGTGAACGAGGAAGTGCGCAACGCCTACCTCGGCGGCCACTGA